In Natrinema versiforme, the following are encoded in one genomic region:
- a CDS encoding mandelate racemase/muconate lactonizing enzyme family protein gives MRDLATDTVRSVDTSLYRVPNEQALEDATQSFDTLEIVALTAESDAGHAGLGFTYTIGRGGAATKRFLDDVLAPRLEGQLVSPRTVRTNLRGETTFIGREGISEFAVAAADIALWDLLGKAAGLPLCELLGGAREPVTMYETDGGWLQYDADALVENAEGIADAGFAGMKMKVGSSLDRDVERVRAVREALPAGLDLMLDANCSYSVPEARALARRLDDVAITWLEEPLPKGDYASYADLRSRVDMPIATGENFYNETQFQQVLRRDAVDYVQPDVCRVGGITPWVNVAEQAAATGVPISPHYIEPLHAHLACAFGNVPYIEHHSTVLDELLADPIPVEGGEITPPDRPGHGMAFEGAEQYRVD, from the coding sequence ATGCGTGACTTAGCAACGGACACCGTGCGGAGCGTCGACACTAGCCTCTACCGTGTGCCGAACGAGCAGGCACTGGAGGATGCGACCCAGTCGTTCGACACGCTGGAGATCGTTGCGCTGACCGCAGAGTCGGACGCCGGTCACGCCGGCCTCGGGTTCACCTACACTATTGGACGCGGCGGCGCGGCGACGAAGCGGTTCCTCGACGACGTACTCGCCCCGCGCCTGGAGGGTCAGCTGGTCTCCCCGCGGACCGTGCGGACAAACCTCCGGGGCGAGACCACGTTCATCGGACGCGAGGGGATAAGCGAGTTCGCCGTCGCGGCCGCAGACATCGCGCTCTGGGACCTCCTCGGGAAGGCCGCGGGGCTGCCGCTGTGCGAACTACTCGGCGGCGCGCGGGAGCCGGTGACGATGTACGAGACGGACGGCGGCTGGCTTCAGTACGACGCCGACGCGCTGGTCGAAAACGCCGAGGGTATCGCCGACGCCGGGTTCGCCGGGATGAAGATGAAGGTCGGCTCGTCGCTCGACCGCGACGTCGAGCGTGTCCGGGCCGTCCGCGAGGCCCTCCCGGCCGGTCTGGATCTGATGCTGGACGCGAACTGCTCCTACTCGGTGCCGGAAGCGCGGGCGCTCGCCCGCCGGCTTGACGACGTGGCGATCACCTGGCTGGAGGAGCCGCTTCCCAAGGGCGACTACGCGTCGTACGCCGACCTGCGCAGCCGCGTCGACATGCCGATCGCCACCGGGGAGAACTTCTACAACGAGACGCAGTTCCAGCAGGTGCTCCGGCGGGACGCGGTCGACTACGTACAGCCCGATGTCTGCCGCGTCGGTGGGATTACGCCGTGGGTGAACGTGGCCGAGCAAGCGGCGGCGACCGGCGTCCCCATCTCGCCACACTACATCGAACCGCTCCACGCCCACCTTGCGTGTGCCTTCGGCAACGTGCCGTACATCGAACATCATTCGACCGTGTTGGACGAACTACTCGCCGACCCCATCCCAGTCGAG
- a CDS encoding LUD domain-containing protein gives MSDSQRTDADRIRTLLALEGDEIKANTRLFNADRYDAVKAVGEDVHERNRTRAREIKEDAIERLPELIHRTRNAVEENGGTVYVADDAADANRYIAEVAEAEAAETVVKSKSMTTEEIDLNEALEEGGLEIWETDLGEFVIQVAEEAPSHIVGPSLHKSREEITELFEREFDPDESLDSAQKLTAFAREFLGDRIDNAEVGITGANFVMAESGSIALVTNEGNARKCASIPDTHVAVAGIEKIIPSVAELEPFAELISRSATGQEIPQYLSLLTPPVDTPTIDFNRADEPGSGAGDEERDFHLVLIDNGRRAMRQDDDLRETLYCIRCGACANSCANFQSVGGHAFGGETYTGGIATGWEAGIEGNDVAEEFNDLCTGCSRCVNACPVKIDIPWINTVVRDRINRGKDPGFDDLLVDGLVPDEEESGTPLRKRFFGNFETVAKLGSATAPLSNAVASTGIARKAMESVLGIDARRDLPAFERTTLRDWAGERKSRVADPDRRVALYPDVYTNYVQTERGKAAVRVLEALGCEVVVPDVGGSGRAPLSQGMIATAEAKAADAASALLPYVEEGYDVVVVEPSDLAMFRREYEKLLPAETQAQLDEGSYEVLEYVYGLLENGADADAVPAGDGDGVAYHSHCQQRTLGLETYTETVLDRVGYDVLTSDVECCGMAGSFGYKSEYYDLSMDVGETLAEQFEPEVDDRTVVASGTSCMEQLDALLLPGTRHPVELLDPAGR, from the coding sequence ATGAGTGACTCACAACGAACGGATGCCGACCGCATCCGCACGCTGCTAGCATTGGAGGGCGACGAAATAAAGGCGAACACGCGGCTGTTCAACGCCGACCGGTACGACGCCGTGAAGGCCGTCGGGGAGGACGTCCACGAACGGAACCGCACCAGGGCGCGGGAGATAAAGGAGGACGCGATAGAACGCCTCCCGGAGCTCATCCACCGGACGCGCAACGCCGTCGAGGAGAACGGTGGGACGGTGTACGTGGCCGACGACGCGGCCGACGCGAACCGCTACATCGCCGAGGTGGCCGAGGCGGAGGCCGCCGAGACGGTCGTGAAGTCGAAGTCGATGACGACCGAGGAGATAGACCTCAACGAGGCCCTGGAGGAGGGCGGGCTGGAGATTTGGGAGACCGACCTCGGGGAGTTCGTCATCCAGGTCGCCGAGGAAGCCCCGTCGCACATCGTCGGCCCCTCGCTGCACAAGTCCCGAGAGGAAATAACGGAACTGTTCGAGCGGGAGTTCGACCCCGACGAGTCGCTTGATTCCGCCCAGAAGCTGACCGCGTTCGCCCGCGAGTTCCTCGGCGACCGGATCGACAACGCGGAGGTCGGAATCACGGGCGCGAACTTCGTCATGGCGGAGAGCGGGTCGATCGCTCTGGTGACCAACGAAGGGAACGCCCGCAAGTGCGCGTCGATCCCCGACACGCACGTCGCCGTCGCGGGGATCGAGAAGATCATCCCGTCGGTCGCCGAACTGGAGCCGTTCGCGGAGCTCATCTCGCGGTCGGCCACCGGCCAGGAGATCCCGCAGTACCTGTCGCTTTTGACCCCGCCGGTCGATACGCCGACAATCGACTTCAACCGGGCGGACGAACCGGGCTCCGGGGCCGGCGACGAGGAGCGGGACTTCCACCTCGTCCTCATCGACAACGGCCGGCGGGCGATGCGGCAGGACGACGACCTCCGGGAGACGCTGTACTGCATCCGGTGTGGCGCATGTGCGAACTCGTGTGCGAACTTCCAGTCAGTTGGCGGGCACGCGTTCGGCGGCGAGACGTACACGGGCGGCATCGCCACCGGCTGGGAGGCCGGGATCGAGGGAAACGACGTCGCCGAGGAGTTCAACGACCTCTGTACCGGCTGCTCGCGCTGCGTGAACGCCTGTCCGGTGAAGATTGACATCCCGTGGATCAACACGGTCGTCCGCGACCGCATCAACCGCGGGAAGGACCCGGGGTTCGACGACCTGCTCGTCGACGGCCTCGTGCCCGACGAGGAGGAGAGCGGCACGCCGCTGCGCAAGCGGTTCTTCGGGAACTTCGAGACCGTCGCCAAGCTCGGGAGCGCGACCGCCCCCCTCTCCAACGCCGTCGCCTCGACCGGGATCGCCCGGAAGGCGATGGAGTCGGTGCTGGGCATCGACGCCCGGCGCGACCTGCCGGCGTTCGAGCGAACGACGCTGCGCGACTGGGCCGGGGAGCGCAAGAGCCGCGTCGCGGATCCCGACCGTCGCGTCGCGCTGTACCCGGACGTGTACACGAACTACGTCCAGACCGAGCGTGGCAAGGCCGCCGTCCGCGTGCTGGAGGCGCTCGGCTGCGAGGTAGTCGTCCCCGATGTCGGCGGCTCCGGGCGCGCGCCGCTGTCCCAAGGGATGATCGCGACGGCCGAGGCGAAGGCGGCGGACGCCGCGTCGGCGCTGCTCCCCTATGTCGAGGAGGGGTACGACGTGGTCGTCGTCGAGCCGAGCGACCTGGCGATGTTCCGCCGGGAGTACGAGAAGCTACTTCCCGCCGAAACCCAGGCGCAACTCGACGAGGGGAGCTACGAGGTACTCGAGTACGTGTACGGGCTGCTGGAGAATGGAGCGGACGCCGACGCGGTGCCAGCCGGCGACGGGGACGGCGTCGCGTACCACAGCCACTGTCAGCAGCGCACGCTCGGTCTGGAGACGTACACCGAGACGGTGCTCGATCGGGTCGGCTACGACGTGCTGACCTCGGACGTGGAGTGTTGCGGCATGGCCGGCAGCTTCGGCTACAAGAGCGAGTACTATGACCTGAGCATGGATGTCGGCGAGACGCTCGCCGAGCAGTTCGAGCCGGAGGTTGACGACCGGACAGTCGTCGCCAGCGGCACCTCCTGCATGGAACAGCTCGACGCGCTCCTGTTACCGGGGACGCGTCACCCGGTCGAACTACTCGACCCCGCCGGCCGCTGA
- a CDS encoding LUD domain-containing protein has translation MSEGGAVTGSVTEFRQSLSDLDTPTTVVPPDELGATLADVIEAPAVGAELPFDDLSLADAPVTLDPSPSQLRAAATGVTGSRMGIASLGTVAVESRADGDEFVGLYPSRHVVVIRASDIRTDLSEAFDWLRAEFAAGRRSFVLATGPSSTGDMGALVQGVHGPEEVHIVIIRDNE, from the coding sequence ATGTCTGAAGGAGGGGCGGTCACGGGGTCGGTGACGGAGTTCCGGCAATCACTGTCAGACCTGGACACCCCGACGACGGTCGTCCCGCCCGACGAGCTCGGGGCGACGCTCGCGGACGTGATCGAAGCGCCCGCCGTCGGGGCCGAACTCCCGTTCGACGACCTCTCGCTCGCGGACGCCCCAGTGACGCTCGACCCGTCACCGTCACAGCTCCGGGCGGCGGCGACCGGCGTGACGGGGTCGCGCATGGGGATCGCGTCGCTCGGCACGGTCGCCGTCGAGTCGCGGGCCGACGGCGACGAGTTCGTCGGCCTGTACCCGTCACGGCACGTGGTCGTGATCAGGGCGAGCGACATCAGGACGGACCTCTCGGAGGCTTTCGACTGGCTGCGGGCCGAGTTCGCGGCCGGTCGCCGGTCGTTCGTCCTCGCAACGGGGCCGAGTTCGACCGGGGACATGGGCGCACTCGTGCAGGGCGTCCACGGCCCCGAGGAGGTCCACATCGTCATCATCAGGGACAATGAGTGA
- a CDS encoding universal stress protein, with protein MVIVAAISGSDGSRDVAMQADELARAFGDELHLVHVIEETEYTRRVERESSTRETDSGSIEATAAAEATAGLDEVIGDHEVVSRVGNPNKSVVGYADEVDARYLVLGGRSRSPTGKALFGSVTQSILLNTERPVVTVTGAE; from the coding sequence ATGGTTATCGTGGCAGCCATCAGCGGCTCCGACGGGTCCAGAGACGTCGCGATGCAGGCGGACGAGTTGGCCAGGGCGTTCGGCGACGAACTCCACCTCGTCCACGTCATCGAGGAGACCGAGTACACGAGACGTGTCGAGCGGGAGTCCAGTACGCGGGAGACGGACTCGGGGTCCATCGAGGCGACCGCGGCGGCCGAGGCGACGGCAGGGCTTGACGAGGTCATTGGGGACCACGAGGTCGTCAGCAGGGTCGGGAACCCCAACAAATCCGTCGTCGGGTACGCCGACGAGGTCGACGCCCGCTACCTCGTCCTCGGCGGGCGGTCGCGGTCCCCCACCGGGAAGGCGCTGTTCGGCAGCGTGACACAGTCGATCCTCCTGAATACAGAGCGGCCGGTCGTCACGGTTACGGGGGCCGAGTAA
- a CDS encoding NAD(P)-dependent alcohol dehydrogenase — protein MRAAELVGAKLFELRERERPSPGESEVLVEVSDVGICGSDVHWYEHGRMGDRVVDEPLVLGHESAGTVVETGAAVDGLAVGDAVTVEPGVPCGECEHCRHGAYNLCPDVAFMATPGTNGAFREYVAWPAEYVYALPDSVPTREGALCEPLSVGVHAVRRAEIGVGDSVLVMGAGPIGLLTADAARAAGAGDVAVVDVVESKLDRAVDRGADLAVDSREADVTAAVREAFGGGVDAAIEATGAPPAIEATLDVPRAGGTAVLVGLAPEAEVPVDTFELVRRQLDVRGSYRFANTYPTAISMLDCGVVDAAGIIDFEAPLDRIGDAFERAAEPDVVKGVISVD, from the coding sequence ATGAGAGCGGCGGAGCTCGTCGGGGCGAAGCTGTTCGAACTGCGCGAACGGGAGCGACCGTCGCCCGGCGAGTCCGAGGTGCTCGTCGAGGTGAGCGACGTGGGAATTTGCGGCTCGGACGTCCACTGGTACGAGCACGGCCGTATGGGCGACCGCGTCGTCGACGAGCCGCTGGTGCTCGGACACGAGAGTGCGGGCACCGTCGTCGAGACGGGGGCGGCCGTCGACGGCCTCGCTGTCGGCGACGCAGTCACCGTCGAGCCCGGCGTCCCCTGCGGGGAGTGTGAGCACTGCCGGCACGGCGCGTACAACCTCTGTCCGGACGTGGCGTTCATGGCGACGCCCGGGACGAACGGCGCGTTCCGGGAGTACGTCGCCTGGCCGGCCGAGTACGTGTATGCCCTCCCCGACTCGGTACCGACCCGGGAGGGCGCACTCTGTGAGCCGCTGAGCGTCGGTGTCCACGCCGTCCGCCGGGCGGAGATAGGCGTGGGCGACTCGGTGCTAGTCATGGGCGCGGGGCCGATAGGGCTCCTCACGGCCGACGCCGCGCGGGCGGCCGGCGCGGGAGATGTCGCGGTCGTCGACGTCGTCGAGTCGAAGCTCGACCGGGCCGTGGACCGCGGGGCCGATCTCGCGGTCGACAGCCGCGAGGCGGACGTGACCGCGGCGGTCCGGGAGGCGTTCGGGGGAGGCGTCGACGCCGCGATAGAGGCGACCGGTGCACCGCCCGCCATCGAAGCGACACTCGACGTGCCGCGGGCCGGCGGCACCGCAGTGCTCGTCGGCCTCGCCCCCGAGGCTGAGGTGCCGGTCGACACGTTCGAGTTGGTCCGCAGGCAGCTGGATGTCCGCGGGAGCTACCGCTTCGCGAATACGTACCCGACCGCGATATCCATGCTCGACTGCGGCGTCGTCGACGCAGCGGGGATCATCGACTTCGAGGCCCCGCTCGATCGGATCGGTGACGCGTTCGAGCGGGCCGCGGAGCCGGACGTTGTCAAAGGCGTGATCTCAGTCGACTGA
- a CDS encoding UxaA family hydrolase has translation MSSPEGREEPAALGERFDAYRRDDGGVGVRNRVLVVPSVICSHVVAERVADASDRAVCVPHDHGCGQIGADHEQTERTLLNLARNPNVTGATVVGLGCEHLQSGPFAERIGEHGVPVRETAIQDAGGTEAALDAGVEATGNLADAAAAADRTDAALADLTVGVVSSDLSPSSSEVADPLVGKTVDALVDAGARVVVAGTERLVPHRDAAADRAASPAVAEATRSAGDRDAGRPSNAKRVARRAEVAEFDEVVGTWGNAEVAEFVPYGGRATIDGGLALVDSPSRFEEAATALAAAGASVVVHVTADGITTGHPVVPILKVTGDGTTAAALGDDIDVDARTADSDELLSELLRVAAGGRTASEAHGLTAFAINRVGPSL, from the coding sequence ATGTCGTCCCCCGAAGGGCGCGAGGAACCCGCGGCCCTCGGCGAGCGGTTCGACGCCTACCGGCGCGACGACGGCGGCGTCGGCGTGCGGAACCGGGTTCTCGTCGTGCCGTCGGTGATCTGTTCGCACGTCGTCGCCGAGCGGGTCGCGGACGCGAGCGACCGCGCCGTCTGCGTCCCGCACGACCACGGCTGCGGCCAGATCGGGGCCGACCACGAGCAGACCGAGCGGACGCTTCTGAACCTCGCCCGCAACCCGAACGTTACCGGCGCGACCGTCGTCGGGCTGGGCTGTGAACACCTCCAGAGCGGGCCGTTTGCCGAGCGGATCGGCGAGCACGGCGTACCGGTCCGCGAGACGGCCATTCAGGACGCCGGCGGAACCGAGGCGGCGCTCGACGCGGGCGTCGAGGCGACCGGAAACCTGGCCGACGCCGCGGCCGCGGCGGACCGGACGGACGCGGCGCTCGCGGACCTGACAGTCGGCGTCGTGAGTTCGGACCTGTCCCCGTCGAGCAGCGAAGTGGCGGACCCGCTCGTCGGCAAGACCGTCGACGCGCTGGTCGACGCTGGCGCGCGCGTCGTCGTCGCCGGAACCGAGCGGCTCGTGCCCCACCGCGACGCGGCCGCCGACCGCGCGGCGAGTCCGGCGGTCGCCGAAGCGACGCGGTCGGCCGGTGACCGCGACGCAGGGCGGCCCAGCAACGCAAAGCGGGTCGCCCGCCGCGCCGAGGTAGCCGAGTTCGACGAGGTGGTCGGAACGTGGGGGAACGCCGAGGTAGCCGAGTTCGTCCCCTACGGCGGTCGGGCGACCATCGACGGGGGGCTGGCGCTGGTGGATTCACCCTCGCGGTTCGAGGAGGCCGCGACCGCGCTCGCGGCGGCGGGCGCGTCCGTCGTCGTCCACGTCACGGCCGACGGAATCACGACGGGCCACCCGGTCGTCCCGATTCTGAAGGTGACCGGTGACGGGACGACGGCGGCAGCGCTTGGCGACGACATCGATGTCGACGCCCGCACTGCCGACTCCGACGAACTGCTGTCGGAGCTTTTGCGGGTCGCGGCTGGCGGCCGGACGGCGAGCGAGGCCCACGGGCTGACGGCGTTCGCGATAAACCGGGTCGGCCCGTCGCTGTGA
- a CDS encoding UxaA family hydrolase: MKGTVLGEVGLHMADADNVVTAIDDLEAGAELPYNGEMVELAEAVPFGHKVALVPLERGDAVVKYGETVGEAVEPITPGEWVHTHNCESTRGRGDRAAEDGEVA, encoded by the coding sequence ATGAAGGGGACCGTCCTCGGCGAGGTCGGCCTGCACATGGCGGACGCGGACAACGTCGTCACGGCCATCGATGACCTGGAAGCAGGCGCGGAGCTACCGTACAACGGCGAGATGGTCGAGCTCGCGGAGGCCGTCCCGTTCGGCCACAAGGTCGCGCTGGTGCCCCTGGAGCGGGGCGACGCCGTCGTGAAGTACGGCGAGACGGTTGGCGAGGCGGTCGAGCCGATCACTCCCGGCGAGTGGGTGCACACGCACAACTGCGAGAGCACGCGCGGGCGGGGCGACCGCGCCGCGGAGGACGGGGAGGTGGCCTGA
- a CDS encoding UxaA family hydrolase translates to MATFEGYPRDSGPAGVRNYVAVIPTSVAASAVAEAIADRAGEHIRATPHQMGIDPPDGAREQIERTLTGVGRNPNVGAAVVVGLGPETVDAEVVADGIAAAGRHVETLSIREAGGTEAALDAGVELTRKCWSGIADARREERDASELVFGVECGGSDATSGIAANPAVGAACDRLVADGGTATFSETPEFIGAEHILAERCSDADVRERLLDRVERRESTAQLMGVDLRGAQPSPGNQEGGLTTIEEKSLGAISKGGTTPIRGIVDYAERLPVGGGLVLMDTPGYDIESVVGKVAGGAQVIAFTTGRGSTTGNPLAPVIKVTGNPKTADRLASNMDVDASTVIDGEPIESVGDRVYKTLLRVASGERTAAEQRRLEEFAINELQPNELAELRGDA, encoded by the coding sequence ATGGCAACGTTTGAGGGATACCCACGGGACAGCGGCCCCGCCGGGGTCCGAAATTACGTCGCAGTGATACCCACGTCGGTCGCCGCGTCGGCGGTCGCCGAGGCGATCGCGGACCGCGCCGGTGAGCACATCCGGGCGACGCCCCACCAGATGGGGATCGACCCTCCGGACGGCGCGCGCGAGCAGATAGAGCGAACGCTGACCGGCGTGGGGCGAAACCCCAACGTCGGCGCGGCGGTCGTCGTCGGTCTGGGTCCGGAGACGGTCGACGCCGAGGTGGTCGCGGACGGGATCGCAGCGGCCGGCCGCCACGTAGAGACGCTCTCGATCCGCGAGGCAGGCGGGACCGAGGCGGCGCTCGATGCAGGCGTCGAACTGACGCGGAAGTGCTGGTCAGGGATCGCCGACGCGCGTCGGGAGGAACGCGACGCGAGCGAACTCGTGTTCGGCGTGGAGTGTGGCGGTTCCGACGCGACGAGCGGGATCGCTGCCAACCCGGCCGTCGGCGCAGCCTGCGATCGGCTGGTCGCCGACGGCGGCACGGCAACGTTCTCCGAGACGCCCGAGTTCATCGGCGCAGAACACATCCTCGCGGAGCGCTGTTCCGACGCGGATGTCCGCGAGCGGCTCCTCGACCGGGTCGAGCGCCGGGAGTCGACGGCACAGCTGATGGGCGTCGACCTCCGCGGCGCACAGCCGAGCCCCGGGAACCAGGAGGGCGGGCTGACGACGATCGAGGAGAAGAGCCTGGGGGCTATTTCGAAGGGTGGGACGACGCCGATCCGGGGGATCGTCGACTACGCCGAGCGCCTCCCGGTCGGCGGCGGACTGGTACTGATGGACACGCCAGGGTACGATATCGAGAGCGTCGTCGGCAAGGTCGCCGGCGGGGCGCAGGTCATCGCCTTCACGACGGGTCGCGGGTCGACGACGGGGAACCCGCTTGCGCCGGTGATCAAGGTGACGGGGAACCCGAAGACTGCGGACCGCCTCGCGTCAAACATGGACGTAGACGCGAGCACCGTCATCGACGGCGAGCCGATCGAGTCGGTTGGCGACCGGGTGTATAAGACGCTGTTGCGCGTGGCCAGCGGCGAGCGGACCGCTGCCGAGCAGCGCCGGCTGGAGGAGTTCGCGATCAACGAACTGCAGCCGAACGAACTGGCGGAGCTCCGGGGGGACGCATGA
- a CDS encoding TRAP transporter large permease, translated as MSELLIIGALFLGLLLVLYALGVPVGIAMGATCVVIMVSPYGRGLNYGLIAQQLLYGLNSFTLLAIPFYLLLGRLMNRIGMTQRIFALANAFVGQFRGGIAHVNIVASMIFSGMSGLAVADAAGLGRVEYTAMRDQGYEKDISLGVTGSSAIIGPIIPPSVPIIIYAVLAEESIGQLFLGGILPGILIGVFLMLLVFLFVYLRGYETEDTFDLSEAWQCLKEAVFPLFAPVLIIGGILTGTFTATEAGAIAVVYTVLLGMFVYNELSLRGLFEELQYGMVETFSLTFIVGIASLYGLVALQLQLPILMAESITNFSNDPSVVIFLLVALLLVVGTFMETIAAITILVPIFMPILDVAGIDPLHFGIVMILTLMLGLLTPPFGVILFVLEKVTDASLEEAMKGVLPYYIPILLVLLLTILVPEIVTYPATELLGT; from the coding sequence ATGAGTGAACTGCTTATTATCGGCGCCCTGTTCCTCGGGTTGCTGCTGGTGCTGTACGCGCTCGGCGTCCCGGTCGGGATCGCCATGGGAGCGACGTGCGTCGTGATAATGGTTTCGCCGTACGGGCGCGGCCTCAACTACGGGCTGATAGCCCAGCAGTTGCTGTACGGGCTCAACAGCTTCACGCTGCTCGCTATCCCGTTTTATCTCCTGTTAGGGCGGCTGATGAACCGCATCGGGATGACACAGCGGATCTTCGCCCTGGCGAACGCCTTCGTCGGTCAGTTCCGGGGCGGCATCGCACACGTCAACATCGTCGCCAGCATGATCTTCTCGGGGATGTCCGGCCTCGCCGTCGCGGACGCCGCGGGACTCGGTCGCGTCGAGTACACCGCGATGCGCGACCAGGGGTACGAAAAGGACATCTCGCTGGGCGTTACCGGCTCCTCGGCAATCATCGGGCCAATCATTCCCCCGAGCGTCCCGATCATCATCTACGCCGTGCTGGCCGAGGAGTCGATTGGCCAGCTGTTCCTCGGCGGGATCCTCCCGGGGATCCTCATCGGCGTGTTCCTGATGTTGCTCGTCTTCCTGTTCGTCTATCTACGGGGTTACGAGACGGAGGACACCTTCGATCTCTCTGAGGCGTGGCAGTGCTTGAAGGAAGCAGTGTTCCCGCTGTTCGCCCCGGTCCTCATCATCGGGGGGATCCTCACCGGGACGTTCACTGCCACCGAGGCGGGCGCAATCGCCGTCGTCTACACCGTCCTCCTTGGGATGTTCGTCTACAACGAGCTCTCACTGCGGGGGCTGTTCGAGGAACTCCAATACGGAATGGTCGAGACGTTCTCGCTGACATTCATCGTCGGCATCGCGTCGCTGTACGGGCTGGTCGCGCTCCAGCTTCAGCTGCCGATCCTGATGGCGGAGTCGATCACGAACTTCTCGAACGACCCGTCAGTCGTGATCTTCCTGCTGGTCGCGCTCCTGCTGGTAGTTGGGACGTTCATGGAGACGATCGCCGCGATCACAATCCTCGTGCCGATCTTCATGCCGATCCTCGACGTCGCGGGGATTGACCCGCTCCACTTCGGCATCGTGATGATCCTGACGCTGATGCTGGGCCTGCTGACCCCGCCGTTCGGCGTCATCCTCTTCGTGTTGGAGAAGGTAACCGACGCGAGCCTGGAGGAGGCGATGAAGGGCGTGTTACCCTACTACATACCGATTCTCCTGGTATTGCTTCTCACTATCCTCGTCCCGGAGATCGTCACGTATCCGGCGACCGAGCTGCTAGGCACCTGA